Within the Ochrobactrum sp. Marseille-Q0166 genome, the region TGAGCGTGGAAGCTTCTGCAAGCGGGATGATATAGCTGCCCGCTGGAAGCAAAGGAGCTGCGATTTCCTTTGCAGCTGTATAGGCATCGCCCAGTGCAAAGTCGCTGCGAAGATCGGTTGTAATTGCAACAGAGCGCTGACGCTCTTCACGGTTCAACTGCGGCGGCACTGCCTTTTCAACAACGGTGGCAATAGATGACATCGGTACATAGCGGCCGTCACCCGTTTTGAGGAAAACGTTTTCAAGGTCAGTCGGATCGTTGATCGGATTGGTGGTTGAAACAAGCTTCACGTCAAAACTTCTGTCGCCCACATAAACCGAGCCGATCTTGCGACCATCCAGAACAGCCTGCACCGCATTGGCAAGTCCGGTAATATCGATGCCGAGATCGGATGCACGCTCGCGGTTGATCTCAACGGAGAGCTGCGGTTGCGTTGGCTCGACCGCAAGACGCGGCTGCACAAAACGCGGATCTTTTTCAAGAGCTGCGACAACCGCATTGGCAGCTGGGTCAAGCTTGGCATAATCGCTGCCAACGATTGCAAATTGCAAACCATTACCTGCCCCTCGAATACCGAGGCTGTTTGGCTGTGCGGAGAAAATGCGGACCGCTGTTATATTGCGCAGACGGGCGTTGATATCCGCCATGATTTCTTGCTGAGAACGAACGCGCTCATTCCACGGCGCAAGTGTCAGCACCATAAAGCCATTGTTGGATGAGCCGCCCGAACCGGCAATACCATAGGTGGTCTGGATTTCACCACTGTCGCGAAGAGGCTGCAGCTGTTGCTCGATCTTTTCGATCTGCGACTGAAGGAATTCAACACTTATTCCCTGCGGACCATTGATACGAAGAAGGGCAACCGCGCGGTCTTCCGTCGGCGTCAGCTCCTGTCGCAGCATCCCGTAGCCGACATAGGAGGCACCGGCGAAAAGCACAGCCAGCAGCACGACAATATAGGGTGCCGAAAGGCAGGCATGAAGGCTTTTGCGATAGAATTTCGCGAGGCCGCCGCCGATCCGTTGCAGAAATTTCGGGCCATGCCCATGTTCTGCCGATTCACTGCCTTCTTTCAAAAAGCGCGATGCAAGCATAGGACAAAGCGTCAATGCCACAACCGATGAGAGCAGGATAGCAATCGCCAGCACGAAACCGAACTCACGGAACAGACCACCCGCCTGCCCCGGCAGGAACGAGATCGGTACGAAAACAGCCACAAGGGTCAGCGTTGTTGCGACAACCGCGAAGAACACCTCTTGCGTGCCAAGCACGGCAGCCGCTCGCGGCCCCATGCCTTGATTGCGTCGCCGCACGATATTTTCGAGCACAACAATCGCATCGTCCACCACGAGGCCCGTGGCAAGCACCAGCGCCAGAAGTGTGAGAATATTGACCGAAAAACCTGTCAGATAGATCGCTGCAAACGTACCAATAAGGGCCACAGGCATGGCCAAAGCGGGGATAAGCGTTGCGCGGATATCCCACAGAAACATGAAGATAATAACAACGACGATGATCACCGAAGCAATCAACGCAATTTCCACTTCATGAATAGCGCCCTTAATGAAGTTCGCATCATCACTGGTCACGGTGATGCGAACCCCTTCCGGCAACGTGTTCTGAAGATTGGCGACAGCCGCACGAACGCCTTCGGAGATGTCGAGTGTGTTGGATTGCGCCTGACGCACAATACCAAGCCCGATAGCCGTCTTGCCATTGGAGCGTACGGCGGAGCTCTCGATATCGGGCCCAAGAGTGACCGTTGCGACATCGCGAATTTGCGTTCGGCCTTTGATATAGACATTTTCAAAGTCTTCGGGCCGCTCAAGATTAGCCGTCGCACGCACAACAATCGACTGATCGGAGCTGCGCAACGAACCCGCGGGAGCATCAAGTCCCATTGACGAAAGAGCACTCGAAATATCGGCGATCGTCAGACCATAGCTTGCGAGCCGTGCCTGATTGATGTCGATGCGAAAAATCTTATCGCGATCACCGTTGATCTGCACATCGGCTACGCCCGGTACAGCCGAAAGCACGTCCTGAACCTGATCTTCGACCAACACCGTCATATCGTCGACAGCCATCGTGTCAGACGTCACTGCGAGACGCATCACCGGATCGGCGTTGGAGTCAGCCTTGATGATGCGCGATGGATCGGCCTCGTCCGGCAGATTGTTGGCGACGCGTGAAATTGCATCGCGCATATCCGCAGCAGCCACATTGAGATCGACGCCGTCATTGAATTCCACAGTGACGCGGCTGCGTTCAAAAGATGAATTCGAAGAAATCGACTTCACGCCTGAAACGCGTGCAACCGCATTTTCCAGCACCTGCGTCAGCTGCCGGTCAATCGTCTCAGCCGAAGCACCCTTAAAATCCGTACTGATCGTTACAACCGGACGATCAACATCCGGCAGCTCTCGAATATCCACGCCAGTGAAGGCTGCAAGGCCCGCAACGATAATGAGAACATTGATGACGAATGCAAAAACGGGGCGTCGAATGAAAAGCGCTGTCGAACCGCCAGTATTGCCTGATGAAGACTTAGGATTGCTCACGCTTTATCCTCGCCCTGCAACATGGCTTTTATCGGATGGATCAATGCGGGCAGTACCCTGCTGCTCATTCTGCAAACGTACCGGCGCATTTTCACGCACTGTTTGCACCCCCTGTGTGACGATCATATCACCTTCTTTAACCGCACCATCGATCAGGATACTGGTGGCGTTGCGCTGCACGATGCGTGCAGGGACTTTCCTGGCTGTGCCGTCCTCTACACGCCAGACATAGGAACCATCAGAGCCCCATTGGATAGCCAGTGGATCGACCGAGGAATAACTGTCGCCGGGAAAGAGAACCGTCACAGAAAACGACATGCCTGCGCGTAGCCGATCCTCATCATTGTTAACTTCAGCGCGCACATGCAGCGTGCGGCTTGCCTCATCAAGCATGTTATCCACTGCGCTGATGGTCCCCTCATAACTCACGCCGGGAAAAGCTGTCGACTCTGCGCTCAGCGGCTGTCCAACCTTGATCTGCGGCGCAAAACGTTCCGGCACCCAGATATCAATCAGCACTTTCGAACGATCATCAATGCGTGCAATGGACGTCTGCGCAGTGACGTAATTGCCTGCATTGACCGGAAGAATACCCACAACGCCGGAAATCGGTGCGCGTACGGTGCGACGACTTAGTGCCAGCTGCGCATCTTCAAGGGCCAGCTTTGCATTTGCCAGTGCGAGATCGGCTTCCACTTCCTGCACGACTGTTGCCGTATTGGTAGAACGCAGACGCGCGATACGCTGACGGGCGGCTTCGGCATCTTTGAGCGCAATCTGCGCTTTACTGACAGCAATCGTCTCTGTTTCGTTGTCGAGAATTGCAATCGGATCGCCTGACTTGATCGTATCGCCCGCCTTGACAAGCAGCTCATTCATATAGCCACTGGAATAAGGTGTAACCGAAACCGTGCTCAATGCGCGTGCCGAACCAATAGCAGTCAGGCGGTTGTTGATGGTTTCCTCACCGGCCGGTTCAACAACGACAAGGGGAGCTGGACGAGCACCCGAGCCACCATGCCCTTGCTGCGTGGGAGCACTGTCTGAAGCAGTCAGCGTTGAAGAATCTTTGTTCTTATAAAAATACCAGCCGCCAATGGCGGCAATGATAATAAGCAGGCACAAAGAAATCTGCTTCCAGGACTTCATTCAACTCTCCGGCAGAGCGCTATCGAGTGGTTCGAAAGGCATCTGATTCAAATATTTACGTTCATGCTGGCAGCTTAATACCCGCAAAGAATATCTAAATGATGATCGCGCCAATAGGTTGCATTCTTATGCAGAATGCACGGCATCACGGATTTTCCCACATGTGATAGTGCATACTGAGATTCCGCGCGTCGAGTTAAATTTCGGTAATACTCACGAGCAATAGGCCGCAACAGGTTTAATTCAATCGAATAAAGCCAGTTGGAATTATCTTGCGTCACCTTATATAGATTGCAACATTTGGACCAAACGCATTGTGATGAGCGGACTGGGCAGGACTAGGTTGCTTGGCAATCATGAAACCTCCCCCTTGGATTTAACGTATGACGGCTGTTGAAAAGACCATTGCCAGAGGTGACGTCGTCGCGGATGCGATCACGGGCCCGTCTGCTATGTCTCAGCCGCAGGACGATAAAAAATCGGCGACACAGTTTACCCGGCTGCACTGGCGAAACCGGCTATCCAGCAAGTTGCTTATTCTCACCGCCCTCGCCGTATTGATTGCCGAAGTTCTTATCTTCGTGCCATCCATCGCCAATATGCGCGTTCGCTGGATGAATTCACGTCTCGATACGGTGGCGGCCGTCAGTGACGTGCTTGTTGCCAGCGGCAATATCGATATTCCACGCGAGGTACAGGATAAGGTATTGCTGGCGACCGGCACCAAGGCAATCGCCCTGCGAGAGGCTGGTGCCTCCAATCTGCTTGCGATGAGTGAGATGCCTGGAACCATCGATCAGGTCATTGATCTTAATAATATCAGCGAAGCAGCAGCCATATGGGACGCGTTTGGCACGCTTTTTAATGGCGGCAACAGAACCTTACGGATTTACGGTTCAGTTCCACCCAACGACCCATCGGGGCAGATTATCGAAATTGTTACGTCTGACGCCCCCTTGCGTCACGCAATGCTCAGTTACGCAATCAATGTGGCCTTGATCTCGTTGCTGATTTCAATAATTGCCGCGAGTCTCATCTATCTTATTATTCATGAAATGCTGCTCAGGCCCGTCCGCCTTATGCATCGCAACATGATCGACTTCGCCTCAGCACCAGATAACCCAACCAAAATTCTTGTCCCGGAAAACCGAAAAGACGAATTCGGCATTGCTCAACGGCAAATTGCCCATATTCAAAGCGACCTGCAACGCACCCTCAAAGAACAGAAGCATCTTGCTGATTTGGGTCTCGCTGTTTCCAAGATTAATCATGACATGCGTAATATTCTGGCATCAGCTCAGCTTATGTCGGACAGACTTGCAGACACTGATGATCCGGCAGTCAAACGGTTTGCACCAAAACTCATTCACACGCTGAGCCGCGCGATCAATTATTCAGAGAGCGTGATGGCCTATGGACGCTCGCAGGAGCCACCACCCAAGCCGCGGCGAGTACAGCTTTCTACCGTCATTCTTGATGTGCAGGAAACGCTCAATCTCAACAAGGAGAGCGGTATCCAGTTTGAAAATCTCATCCCCGGGGATTTCGAACTCAATGTCGATTCCGAGCAACTGTTTCGTGTGCTCCATAACCTATGCCGAAATTCGGTGCAGGCGATGGAACGCGACAAGCGCAGTGATGTTTCCACGGTAAAGCGCCTTACCCTTTCTGCGGGCAGAATCGGAACCACGACTATTATCGGCGTGGAGGACACCGGCCCAGGCCTGCCACAGAAAGCACGCGACAATCTCTTTACTGCTTTCAAGGGTTCGACACGCAGCGATGGCACTGGCCTTGGCCTTGCGATCGCGCAGGAACTGATCCGTGCACATGGTGGCACGATCGAATTGCGTGAGGACCGTCCGATTGGTGCACATTTTGAAATCCGTCTACCCGACCTTCCAAACTGGAACGACAGAAGAAGCAGCCAATCACAGGATGAAGGTGCCTGATTTTTAGAGTACTGCCAAAAAATGTGCGTGAAATCAGAATGTTGCAGCATGTGATTCCTGCCCGAGACTATGTTTGGACGGGTGAAGGCTGGGCATTTCCCGTCATGAGTTAGTTTTCCACGCTCGAGTACACAGAGAAAAAGCCCGGAATTCCGGGCTTTGACAAGAAAACTTCACAGAACTTCATTTTTTTCTAAGAAGAAGCTTGCATTTAGCAATCTGTCCGATTATCAACCGCCCATCGCCGCAGCAGACGCGGCACAGGCAAGCACCCGTAGCTCAGCTGGATAGAGCACCAGACTACGAATCTGGGGGTCAGAGGTTCGAATCCTTTCGGGTGCGCCATTTCAGTACAGAACTCTTAACGCCGAACGCCGCCGGTTTCCCGCTTGAAGCGGCGACCAGCGTTCGCAGCAATTCCGACTTCGATCCCATGATGCGAACCTCGTCGTCGGCGACCTCGACACGCTGCGCCAAAGCACGCAGGTGGTCGCGGCGGTAGCCGCCATTTTCCAGTCGGATGCGCTGGCGGGCCGTGCTGGCGAAGGTCTTGAGCATGTCGGGGCTGATGCCCTGATTGCCTGAACTGTCGAGCGCGAGCTGTGTGCGCTCGGCGTCGGCGGCGGCTTGATCCCGCAATGCCTTGAGGCTCGCCATGCGCTCTTTCGCCATGGCATCGTCCTTGTCCACTATGCCGGCTTCGATGGCGTCAAAGAGCCGGCCAAGCCGCTGGTCGGTTTCCGTGATTCGCCTGTGAAGCTCGGCTAGATGCTCTCGGCGGCGCTCGGTGCGCTCCTGCCTGCGGTCGATGACGCTGGCGAGTATGGTTTCCAGCCGCTTGGGCTGGAGCAGGCGATCCCCGATATGATCAGCGACCAGATGGTCCAGCTTGTCCATCGGGATCGTGCGGCCCTTGCAGCCGGTCTTGCCCTGCCGTGCCTTGGTCGAGCAGGTGTAATAGCGGTATGTCTGCCCAGCGCTGCCCCGGCCGGTGCGAAGCGTCATCGCACCCCCGCATTTGGCGCAGAAGCAGATGCCGGTCAGGAGCGTGGGACCACTCGACACGCGCGCGGGCGTCACCATGGGATTGCGGGATTTGAGGCGGGCTTGCACCGCATCGAATATCTCGCGCTCGATTAAGGGCGGCACCGCCATGATGGCGACCTCGCTTTCCGGCTTCTTCTCCCGGTCCTTGTGCGAGCGCGTGTTGAACCTGTGCTCTCCGATATAGGTGGTGCGGGTTAGAATGGCGTGGATTTGCGCCAGCCCCCAGCGCCCGCCGTCACGGGTGAAGAAACGGCGCTCGTTGAGATAGGTGGCGATGGCCTTGACGCCCATCGCGCCGGACGTGCCGTCGCCTTCAAGGAACAGGCGATAGATCAGCCGCACGGTGTCGGCGTGCAACGGGTCGATCTCCAGTTTCTTTTTGATCTTCGATCCCCGCTGCTCGGCTGCGACGATGCGGTAGCCGATGGGCGGCCGTGCGCCGTTCCAGAAACCTTGCCGGGCGTTCTCGTTCATGGCGCGCAGGACGTGCTTGGCGTTCTCTTTCGATTGATACTCGTCGAACAGCGCCATGATCTGCCGCATCATCTGGTGCATGGGATCGTCGCCCATTTCCTGCGTGATGGACACGAGCTTGACGCCGTTCTTCGCCAGCTTGCGAACGTAGAACTCCATCTCGAAATGATCGCGGAAGAAACGCGAGAAGCTATGTACCACGACGATATCGAACGGTGCGGGCTTGGACGTGCCCGCCTCGATCATGCGTTGAAACTCGGGGCGCTTGTCGTTGGTGGCGGTTGCACCCGGCTCCACATAAGTCTCAACGAGTTGATAGCCGCGTTGCTCGCAATAGGCTTCACCCTGCCGCTTCTGGTCGGGAATGGAAATATCATGCTCTGCCTGCCGGGCGGTCGAAACACGAAGATAGAGGGCGGCGCGCACCCCGTTCAAGAATTGGGGTGCGGTCACGGCAGAAGCCTCCTTCTCAAATCATCGGCATGGCCCGAAAAATTCGTCGAACAGATCGCCGAACCAACGCTCGAACACGTCAATCTCGGCTTCGGTGACAGGAACGTCTTCGGGCCAATCGTCGGTGACGCGCATCCTCTGTCCATCCGGACCGAGTAGTGGCGTGTCGATGGCTCGCGTCCGGCCGTCCGGTGTGGGATCGTCGACGTAGTCGAAAAGATCGTCGGGAAGTGGTTCGAGGGTCGACTGTCGTGGTCGCCCTTTGCGGGCGCGGCGGCGCTCTGCGCACATGGAATCCTCCTTGGTTCAGCATGGGATTCCGGGCGATTGGAAGCCTCGGAAATAGCGAACCATGGGAGGCGGATAGACAGCCTGTAGCGTGCCGTATTTGCATTGTCGTGCTGGCGGCACCCCACGGTCGAAGGAAGCCGCCAGCGGATCGCTAATCTACACATGGGTCGACCTTGTATTGTCATTGCTGCGGGGATGAAGCGGGAGGACGCCCCATATTGCTTGCGAGCGTGAGCAGGTTGCGAAGTGCGGCGCTGCGGTTGGACGGCGACCAGACGGCCGAGAACGTGATTGGCTCCGGCTCGTCGGCGAACGGCAGAAAGACGACGCCGGACGTTGGCAGCAACGCCGTAGCCGCGCCGACGATGGTGATGCCGAAGCCCTGTCCGACCAAGGACAACAGGGTGCCGCGCCCTACGTCAAAACGCAGAATCGACGGCGCGGGCCAGCTTCCGGCGAGGCGCAGAACGATGTGGTCATGCGCTTGCGAGCCGGTGCCGCCATGCCGGACAAGGAACGTCTCTCCGACCAGATCGGTCCAAGTGATTGCTGGCTGTCCAGCGAGGCGATGCCTATCCGGCAGCACAGCCATCAGCGTTTCAGTACAAACTGGGCGCGTATGGCAGTCGGGAAGTTCGGGTGTGCCCGCCACGAATACTATGTCCAACATGTCGGCGCGAAGCTGCATAATCGTATCGCGGGCTGTGCCCTCCGCAATCTCGACCTCGATGCCGGGATTGTCTTCCCGATACCGCCCAATCAGATCGGCGAGGAAGCTACCGGGGATTAGGGCATGGATGCCGATGCGCAAGCGGCCACATTCGCCCATGGCCGCCATGCCTGCGGTCTTCACCGCATGGTCGATTTGATCGACGCCGGCCGCTAGCCGCTCGACAAAGTGGCGTCCGGCGTCGGTCAACCGAACGCCACGCGCATGGCGCTCGAACAGGAGGATGCCAAGGTCTTCCTCCAGCGCCTTCACGCGGGCGCTGACGCTGGATTGCGCCACGCCGAGCGCATTGGCGGCGTGGCGGAAGTTCAGATACTCGGCGACGGCAAGCGTCTGGATCAGCGAAGTCATGGGAATGCGCGACCCGAGTGCGGTCGGCTGTCCCCATGGACGATCATTCATCGGTGCCGATCGCCGCCGCATGATGGTCGACTACTTTCTCGTCGCCACACCGGCGGCGAAAATGCCGAGCAGAGTGAGGAGCGCGATGCCGAGCGTAACATAGCGTGCGGAGTCCACCGCAGAATCCCCGCCTGCCATCATCAGTGCTCCGGCGAGTGCGGATGTGATCGAGAAGGCGATAAGCTGCGTAATGGTGATAGCCGCTGCCGCCTTGCCCCCTTCGGCGGGGTCATGGGTGCTGCTCATCGCCGCGACACCCAACAGCGGCCATGCCAGTCCGATGCCGACGCCGGCAACCGCAAGGACGGCTGCCCAAATCAACACCATCGCCATGTCGGCACCTGCGACCTGTAGCAGGCCGTAGGCGATCAATCCCGCCGTCAGCAGCAGCGGGCCGAGGCGGATAGCGCGGCGGCGCCCGCTCTCGCTCTTGACCGACACGATGAAAAGCTGGGCGATGACCCATGCCAGCGACAGAACCGCCCCGAGGAAACCGGCGATCAGCGGGGACAGGCCGGCCAGTTGCTGGCCGAACAGGGGGATGAAGTTCTCCACCATCACGCCCGCGCTCAGGGCAGCGACCGTGAGATAGACCCATTTCAGGGAGTTGCCGCGCCGATAGGTGATGTGGGGAAGGATGGTTTCCTTCGACCGCCGCTCCACGACGACGAACAGCCAGAGCAGCACTAGACCGATCCCGACCGCCACCAATGTCGGCCAGCCCATCGGCACAATGGCACTAAGGCTGATGGCGACGGTTGCGAGGACAAGCGGAATGAGAGACGCGACGGGGACGGGGGAGCGATGCCCAGAGCCGGCCATGCGTCCAAATGCACGCTGCGCGATAATTCCGAACAGCAGCGACACCACGGCTAGCGCACCATAGGACCAGCGCCAGAGGCCGAGTTCTGCGAACACGCCGCCGAGCGCCGGCCCGAACAACGTGCCCAATCCCCACATGGCTGACACGATGCCGGTCGCCCGCGCCCAATGGCGTTCGGGGAGCGCGGCACGGATCACCGCATAGCCAAGCCCTGCCAGCAAACCGCCGCCGAGTCCTTGCACGACACGACCGACGATCAGCAGTTCCATCGTCGGGCTGGCGGCATTGGCCGCTGCGCCGAGCGCGAAGACGACGAACGCCGCAGCATAGGCAAGAGCCGGCCCCTTCCAGTCAAGGATGCGGCTGACGAACAGCGAGGCCACGATTGCCGAGATAACGAACGCAGTCGTCACCCACGCATAATATTGCTGCCCGCCAATATCCGCGACGATTGAGGGCATGAGCGCGGCGGTGAAATAGAGGTTCATGGCATAGAGCAGGACGCCGCTTGCCATGACCAGAACGATGGCGAGATGACGGCCGGACAGAAGATCGGACCATCCGTCCAGATGCGCCGCAGGCGCGTTTGCGGGATCGGCCGGGCCGGCCGGAGTTGGTGAGCTATTCATGGGGGATACTCCGAAACGGGCGAAGTTCAGTTAGCTGTGCGCCGCGCGACCAAGGACAGGCCCAGCACGATAAGCGAAATCAGCAGGACGATGCTGGGCGCGACCGCATGGTCGTAATCGGCGTTCACCAGTGTCGTGAGGGCGGCGGCGGCCATCACCATCGCGCCAAGGCCGGCTCCATAGAGGCGTGAGATAGCGCGGATGAGCAACAGCCCGGCCGCCAGCTCGAGAATGGCGGTAATGTAATGGAACCAGCCGGGGTAGCCCCAAGCCGCATAGGCCGTAGCGTTTTCCTCGGAGATGAAGGTATTGCCGTAAGCGCCGAACAGGAAGAAGGCCGCCAGAAGCCAAGCCAGACTGGTCGATATGATAGGAAGGGATTTGTTCATGTCGCCTCGCAGGATCGACGATTGCCCTTGCCCTGTCCGGACAGTGGACGAGCCGGCAAATTCGTCATAGATTGAGTGATCACTCTAGTTATGATCGCAGCAAGGTCAAGCTATATTAGAGCGATCATTCTATGAAATGGAGGCCCCGATGGTGCGCAAGGTCGTTCCCGAGCAACACGAAGGCAAACGTCAGGAGATTTTGGCGGCGGCGCATCGTTGCTTTTTGCGCCACGGCTTACAAGGCGCGTCGATCTCCATGATCTGCAAAGAAGCGGGGATGAGCCCGGGCCATCTCTATCACTACTTCCCAAGCAAGGACGCCATCGTCGAACAGATGGCCCATGACTATCTGACGATGCTGCACGCTCACTTCAAAGCCCATACCGAGGATGAAGGGACGGCGAAAGTATTGCTCTCCGAACTGTGGAGCATGAACGGATGGGACGATTTGGCTCACTGCCGGATCACATTCGAACTGCTTGCAGAGGCAGGGAGAAACGAGAACATCCGCAAGATCATGATCGACAACACCGATAGCGTTCGGCAACTCCTGTCGGAAACCCTGAAAGCCGGGCAGGCGCGCGGCGACGTCGATACGGGTTTTGACCCCGATCAGACCAGCGCTGTGCTTGTGTCCATTCTCTACGCCGCTCCCATGCTCCCGCTGATCGCAACCGATGTTGACTTTGATGAGAGCCGCAATCTGATTGCAACGATGATCAGGCGGTTCTTGCAGCCTCCCAAATGAGGCATCGCGCGCTGTAGGCCGATCCCTCTTTGCGTTTCCAACTGCCACGAAACCGATCCGCCCTGCACGATACCCATGTCCTCGCTGCCGAGCTGGTGGTCGATACAGGATAGCGTGAGGCTGTCAGGCGATCCTCTTGACCTGCGCGAAAAAGCTCTTGGCCTTTGCCGGCCTTCGGCGTGTCGGATCGGATGCGGCCGGGCTTCGGACGGAAGCGGTTTTCGTCGTAGGCGCTCATGAGCGTGACTCCTTCCAAAACCGTCGGAAAACGGCCTATCTGCGCCTATGGTGCCGCTCGAAACCCCGCAAAGCCAAGGCTTTGCGTGAAATCGCGGCACGCTGCCCCTCAAAACCATGGTGCCGGAATCGGACGCCTAACCAGTGTGCAGACAACAACAATTTCCGGAAGCGGCCCGACATGGTGCCGTCTTCTTTAATCTTGCCCTCCGAAACCCCGCCCCTTTTTGCCCAAAAGGCCAATTCTCGATCTTGCACTGAACGCGCCGATATCCTGCACGCAACTGCGAAGACGCGACGGGAGCAGATGAGCGGCCCGCTGGAGCGACCGTCAAGAGTCTGGCGTAGGCGGGCCGCTCATCTGCGGTGGTGCAGCGATATCGCTTCGCCCATGATGCGATCCGCTAGCGTGGATTGCCCCGCGCAGGGCCAAACGAGGCAGGATTTCATATTGATTTCACAAATTGCCTTTTGTGAAATGATATGGTAATTGAAGCAGATGGAGGCGCGGATGGACCAAAATGTCGTTTACCTGCACGGAAGGCCTGAGCCAGTCGGCCACTTTCTGCGCATTGGAAACTCTGGACACCGCCAACTCGAAACCCTGCTTAGCTCAGGTAAGATGATGGTGGATCGTGTGGTTGTAGACGCTGCTGCCGTTGGGCGGCAG harbors:
- a CDS encoding LysR family transcriptional regulator → MTSLIQTLAVAEYLNFRHAANALGVAQSSVSARVKALEEDLGILLFERHARGVRLTDAGRHFVERLAAGVDQIDHAVKTAGMAAMGECGRLRIGIHALIPGSFLADLIGRYREDNPGIEVEIAEGTARDTIMQLRADMLDIVFVAGTPELPDCHTRPVCTETLMAVLPDRHRLAGQPAITWTDLVGETFLVRHGGTGSQAHDHIVLRLAGSWPAPSILRFDVGRGTLLSLVGQGFGITIVGAATALLPTSGVVFLPFADEPEPITFSAVWSPSNRSAALRNLLTLASNMGRPPASSPQQ
- a CDS encoding TetR/AcrR family transcriptional regulator — encoded protein: MVRKVVPEQHEGKRQEILAAAHRCFLRHGLQGASISMICKEAGMSPGHLYHYFPSKDAIVEQMAHDYLTMLHAHFKAHTEDEGTAKVLLSELWSMNGWDDLAHCRITFELLAEAGRNENIRKIMIDNTDSVRQLLSETLKAGQARGDVDTGFDPDQTSAVLVSILYAAPMLPLIATDVDFDESRNLIATMIRRFLQPPK
- a CDS encoding DoxX family protein — its product is MNKSLPIISTSLAWLLAAFFLFGAYGNTFISEENATAYAAWGYPGWFHYITAILELAAGLLLIRAISRLYGAGLGAMVMAAAALTTLVNADYDHAVAPSIVLLISLIVLGLSLVARRTAN
- a CDS encoding recombinase family protein, yielding MTAPQFLNGVRAALYLRVSTARQAEHDISIPDQKRQGEAYCEQRGYQLVETYVEPGATATNDKRPEFQRMIEAGTSKPAPFDIVVVHSFSRFFRDHFEMEFYVRKLAKNGVKLVSITQEMGDDPMHQMMRQIMALFDEYQSKENAKHVLRAMNENARQGFWNGARPPIGYRIVAAEQRGSKIKKKLEIDPLHADTVRLIYRLFLEGDGTSGAMGVKAIATYLNERRFFTRDGGRWGLAQIHAILTRTTYIGEHRFNTRSHKDREKKPESEVAIMAVPPLIEREIFDAVQARLKSRNPMVTPARVSSGPTLLTGICFCAKCGGAMTLRTGRGSAGQTYRYYTCSTKARQGKTGCKGRTIPMDKLDHLVADHIGDRLLQPKRLETILASVIDRRQERTERRREHLAELHRRITETDQRLGRLFDAIEAGIVDKDDAMAKERMASLKALRDQAAADAERTQLALDSSGNQGISPDMLKTFASTARQRIRLENGGYRRDHLRALAQRVEVADDEVRIMGSKSELLRTLVAASSGKPAAFGVKSSVLKWRTRKDSNL
- a CDS encoding efflux RND transporter periplasmic adaptor subunit, encoding MKSWKQISLCLLIIIAAIGGWYFYKNKDSSTLTASDSAPTQQGHGGSGARPAPLVVVEPAGEETINNRLTAIGSARALSTVSVTPYSSGYMNELLVKAGDTIKSGDPIAILDNETETIAVSKAQIALKDAEAARQRIARLRSTNTATVVQEVEADLALANAKLALEDAQLALSRRTVRAPISGVVGILPVNAGNYVTAQTSIARIDDRSKVLIDIWVPERFAPQIKVGQPLSAESTAFPGVSYEGTISAVDNMLDEASRTLHVRAEVNNDEDRLRAGMSFSVTVLFPGDSYSSVDPLAIQWGSDGSYVWRVEDGTARKVPARIVQRNATSILIDGAVKEGDMIVTQGVQTVRENAPVRLQNEQQGTARIDPSDKSHVAGRG
- a CDS encoding efflux RND transporter permease subunit — encoded protein: MSNPKSSSGNTGGSTALFIRRPVFAFVINVLIIVAGLAAFTGVDIRELPDVDRPVVTISTDFKGASAETIDRQLTQVLENAVARVSGVKSISSNSSFERSRVTVEFNDGVDLNVAAADMRDAISRVANNLPDEADPSRIIKADSNADPVMRLAVTSDTMAVDDMTVLVEDQVQDVLSAVPGVADVQINGDRDKIFRIDINQARLASYGLTIADISSALSSMGLDAPAGSLRSSDQSIVVRATANLERPEDFENVYIKGRTQIRDVATVTLGPDIESSAVRSNGKTAIGLGIVRQAQSNTLDISEGVRAAVANLQNTLPEGVRITVTSDDANFIKGAIHEVEIALIASVIIVVVIIFMFLWDIRATLIPALAMPVALIGTFAAIYLTGFSVNILTLLALVLATGLVVDDAIVVLENIVRRRNQGMGPRAAAVLGTQEVFFAVVATTLTLVAVFVPISFLPGQAGGLFREFGFVLAIAILLSSVVALTLCPMLASRFLKEGSESAEHGHGPKFLQRIGGGLAKFYRKSLHACLSAPYIVVLLAVLFAGASYVGYGMLRQELTPTEDRAVALLRINGPQGISVEFLQSQIEKIEQQLQPLRDSGEIQTTYGIAGSGGSSNNGFMVLTLAPWNERVRSQQEIMADINARLRNITAVRIFSAQPNSLGIRGAGNGLQFAIVGSDYAKLDPAANAVVAALEKDPRFVQPRLAVEPTQPQLSVEINRERASDLGIDITGLANAVQAVLDGRKIGSVYVGDRSFDVKLVSTTNPINDPTDLENVFLKTGDGRYVPMSSIATVVEKAVPPQLNREERQRSVAITTDLRSDFALGDAYTAAKEIAAPLLPAGSYIIPLAEASTLSETSSGIALVFGFAIIIILLVLAAQFESFISALIVMATVPLGLGCAVFAMILTGTSLNVYSQIGLVLLVGIMAKNGILIVEFADQLRDKGMNLRQAIEEAANIRLRPVCMTMICSVLGGVPLVLASGAGAEARVALGWVIVGGLGLATIATLFVTPVAYLLLGRFTKPKVEEEARLERELVRAVALEDKLK
- a CDS encoding MFS transporter, yielding MNSSPTPAGPADPANAPAAHLDGWSDLLSGRHLAIVLVMASGVLLYAMNLYFTAALMPSIVADIGGQQYYAWVTTAFVISAIVASLFVSRILDWKGPALAYAAAFVVFALGAAANAASPTMELLIVGRVVQGLGGGLLAGLGYAVIRAALPERHWARATGIVSAMWGLGTLFGPALGGVFAELGLWRWSYGALAVVSLLFGIIAQRAFGRMAGSGHRSPVPVASLIPLVLATVAISLSAIVPMGWPTLVAVGIGLVLLWLFVVVERRSKETILPHITYRRGNSLKWVYLTVAALSAGVMVENFIPLFGQQLAGLSPLIAGFLGAVLSLAWVIAQLFIVSVKSESGRRRAIRLGPLLLTAGLIAYGLLQVAGADMAMVLIWAAVLAVAGVGIGLAWPLLGVAAMSSTHDPAEGGKAAAAITITQLIAFSITSALAGALMMAGGDSAVDSARYVTLGIALLTLLGIFAAGVATRK